tccgtgtgtgtgtatatatatacattagtgagggtcagtgtgtgtgtgtgtgtatatatatatatatatatatatatatatatatattagtgagggtcagtgtgtgtattagtgatgagggtcagtgtgtgtgtctatgttagtgaatcaaatcaaataaaaatcaaatcaaagttatttatatagcccttcgtacatcagctgatatctcaaagtgctgtacagaaacccagcctaaaaccccaaacagcaagcaatgcaggtgtagaagcacggaggctaggaaaaactccctagaaaggccaaaacctaggaagaaacctagagaggaaccaggctatgtggggtggccagtcctcttctggctgtgccgggtggagattataacagaacatggccaagatgttcaaatgttcataaatgaccagcacggtccaataataataataaggcagaacagttgaaactggagcagcagcacggccaggtggactggggacagcaaggagtcatcatgtcaggtagtcctgaggcacggCCCTAGGGGTCAGGTAAtccgaaagagagaattagagagagcacacttaaattcacaaaggacaccgaataggacaagagaagtactccagatataacaaactgaccctagccccccgacacataaactactgcagcataagtactgtaggctgagacaggaggggtcaggagacactgtggccccatccgaggacacccccggacagggccaaacaggaaggatataagcccacccactttgccaaagcacaacccccacaccactagagggatatcttcaaccaccaacttaccatcctgagacaaggccgagtatagtccacaaagatctccaccacggcacaacccaaggggggggggcgccaacccagacaggatgatcacattagtgactcaacccactcaggtgacgcacccctcccagggacggtatgagagagccccagtaaggcagtgactcagcccctgtaatagggttagaggcagagaatcccagtggaaagaggggaaccggccaggcagagacagaaagggcggttcattgctccagagcctttccgttcaccttcccactcctgggccagactacactcaatcatatgacccactgaagagatgagtcttcagtaaagacttaaaggttgagaccgagtttgcgtctctgacatgggtaggcagaccgttccataaaaatggagctctataggagaaagccctgcctccagctgtttgcttagaaattctaggtacaattaggaggcctgcgtcttgtgaccgtagcgttgGTGTAGGtctgtacggcaggaccaaatcagagagataggtaggagcaagcccatgtaatgctttgtaagttagcagtaaaaccttgaaatcagcccttgctttgacaggaagccagtgtagggacgctagcactggagtaatatgatcaaattatttggttctagtcaagattctagcagccgtatttagcactaactgaagtttatttagtgctttatccgggtagccggaaagtagagcattgcagtagtctaacctagaagtgacaaaagcatggattcatttttctgcatttttggacagaaagtttctgatttttgcaatgttacgtagatggaaaaaagctgtccttgaaatggtcttgatatgttcttcaaaagagagatcagggtccagagtaacgccgaggtccttcacagttttattcgAGACGACTGTACacccatcaagattaattgtcagattcaacagaagatctctttgtttcttgggacctagaacaagcatctctgttttgtccgagtttaaaagtagaaagtttgcaggcatccacttccttatgtctgaaacacatgcttctagcgagggcaattttggggcttcaccatgtttcattgaaatgtatagctgtgtgtcatccgcatagcagtgaaagttatgttttcgaatgacatccccaagaggtaaaatatatagtgaaaacaatagtggtcctaaaacggaaccttgaggaacaccgaaatttacagttgatttgtcagaggacaaaccattcacagagacaaactgatatctttccgacagataagatctaaaccaggccagaacttgtccgtgtagaccaatttgggtttccaatttctccaaaagaatgtggtgatcgatggtatcaaaagcagcactaaggtttaggagcacgaggacagatgcagagcctcggtccgatgccattaaaaggtcatttaccaccttcacaagtgcagtctcagtgctatgatggggtctaaaaccagactgaagcatttcatatacagtgtttgtcttcaggaagacagtgagttgctgcgcaacagccttttctaacatttttgagaggaatggaagattcgatataggccgatagttttttatattttctgggtcaaggttgggctttttcaagagaggctttattactgccacttttagtgagtttggtacacatccggtggatagagagccgtttattatgttcaacataggagggccaagcacaggaagtagctctttcagtagtttagttggaatagggtccagtatgcagcttgaaggtttagaggccatgattattttcatcattgtgtcaagagatatagtactaaaacacttgagcgtctctcttgatcctaggtcctggcagagttgtgcagactcaggacaactgaactttggaggaatacgcagatttaaagaggagtccgtaatttgctttctaataatcatgatcttttcctcaaagaagttcatgaatttatcactgctaaagtgaaagccatcctctcttggggaatgctgctttttagttagctttgcgacagtatcaaaaaggaatttaggattgttcttattttcctcaattaagttagaaaaaataggatgatcgagcagcagtaagggctctttggtactgcacggtactgtccttccaagctagtcggaatacttccagtttggtgtggcgccatttccgttccagtGAAggacattatgtgtgtgtgtatatatactgtactctataccatttactgcatcttgcctatgccgttctgtaccatcactcattcatatatctttatgtacatattctttatccctttacacttgtgtgtgtatatggtagtagttgtggaattgttaggttagattactcgttggttattactgcattgtcagaagcacaagaatttccctacatctgctaaccatgtgtatgtgacaaatacgatttgatttgaaacagacgcctcacaagtcctaaactggcagcttcattaaatcgtacctgcaaaacaccagtctcaacgtcaacagtgaagaggcgactccgggatgctggccttctaggcagagttcctctgtccagtctcaaagtcaacagtgaagaggcgactctgggatgctggccttctaggcagagttcctctgtccagtctcaacgtcaacagtgaagaggcgactctgggatgctggccttctaggcagagttcctctgtccagtctcaacgtcaacagtgaagaggcgactccgggatgctggccttctaggcagagttgcaaagaaaaagacatatctcagactggccaataaaaagaaaagattaagatgggaagaataacacagacactggacagaggaactctgcctagaaggacagcatcccgtagtcgcctcttcactgttgacgttaagactggtgttttgcagtagggattcttcaattaagtaATTGTTGTCATTCAACAGCTGGAGACTCATTTTTGTGCAATTTTTTCATTGAAAAATACTGCATCAATtctaattgtattggtcacatacatatttaacagatgttattgcagaTGTTTCAAAATGATTGTAAAGATCTCTTGGACAAGAACGTCAATTAATGACCGATTTCTTGAGTTAGATTAATTCGGACTATTCAAGCGATGGTCTTCTGAGGGAGTATGAGAGAAACTCAGCTAGAAATCAAGCAGTCTTAGTTGGATGGTCAGAAGATGAATGGTGAGAATTGTACACTGTGTACGGAACAGCCTGGGGTCGGacatgtccctgtctctctctctctcatatatatgaCATGCCTTCTGTCTTGTGACAATAGCTTCTCTGTGTGGGGCCTCCACTTGCAGTCGtcctattctctttctctctgttttctctctttttaTTTCTCTTTATTTGTGGTCAGGGGAGTGCGTTTGGTTGTTTCCAGGGGAGTGTGTTTGGTTGTTTCCTGGGGAGTGTGTTTGGTTGTGGTCACGGGAGTGCGTTTGGTTGTATCCAGGGGAGTACGTTTGGTTGTGGTCACGGGGAGTGTGTTTGGTTGTGGTCACGGGAGTGCGTTTGGTTGTGGAACTTAACCAAACATCGTATGGACATAGTGTCACATAGTGTCTCGTAGTGTCTCGTAGTGTCTCGTAGTGTCACATAGTGTCACATAGTGTCACATAGTGTCACATAGTATCACACAGAGCATTAGGAATTGAGGGTCTCGGCTGGGTGTCTGTGAAGCACCTTGTGAcgtctgctgatgtaaaaagggcctTTATAAAATACGATCGATTGAATCATGGAAAGACGAGGAAATACGAGGCTACTGGGGACACAAGTCAAACTTGTGTTCTTTCCGTTATTAAATCTGTAATCTGTGATATGATCATCTCTACACTGTCCTCTTCtaatccctcctccttcctccacactgtcctcttctcatccctcctccttcctccacattgtcctctcctcctccttcctccacactgtcctcttctcatccctcctccttcctccacactgtcctcttctcctccttcctccacactgtcctctcctcctccttcctccacactgtcctcttctcctccttcctccacactgtcctctactcatccctcatccttcctccacactgtcctcttctcatccctcctccacactgtcctcttctcatccctcctccttcctccacactgtcctcttctcatccctcccccacactgtcctcttctcatccctcctccttcctccacactgtcctctactcatccctcctccttcctccacactgtcctcttctcatccctcttccacactgtcctcttctcatccctcctccacactgtcctcttctcatccctcctccttcctccacactgtcctctactcatccctcctccttcctccacactgtcctcttctcatccctcttccacactgtcctcttctcatccctcctccacactgtcctcttctcatccctcctccacactgtcctcttctcatccctcctccacactgtcctcttctcattcctcctccacactgtcctcttctcctccctcctccacactgtcctcttctcctccctctcctccctcctccacactgtcctcttctcctccctccctccacactgtcctcttctcctccctcctccacactgtcctcttctcctccctcctccacactgtcctcttctcctccctcctccacactgtcctcttctcatcccacctccttcctccacactgtcctcttctcctccctcctccacactgtcctcttctcatccctcctccttcctccacactgtcctcttctcctccctcctccttcctccacactgtcctctactcatccctcctccttcctccacactgtcctctactcatccctcctccacactgtcctcttctcatccctcctccacactgtcctcttctcatccctcctccacactgtcctcttctcatccctcctccacactgtcctcttctcatccctcctccacactgtcctcttctcatccctcctccacactgtcctcttctcctccctcctccacactgtcctcttctcctccctcctccacactgtcctcttctcctccctcctccacactgtcctcttctcccctccccctcctccacactgtcctcttctcctccctcctccacactgtcctcttctcatccctcctccttcctccacactgtcctcttctcctccctcctcccacactgtcctcttctcatccctcctccttcctccaccctcctcccactgtcctcttctcatccctcctccacactgtcctcttctcatccctcctccacactgtcctcttctcatccctcctccacactgtcctcttctcatccctcctccacactgtcctcttctcatccctccctccacactgtcctcttctcatccctcctccacactgtcctcttctcatccctcatcctccctccacactgtcctcttctcatccctcctccacactgtcctcttctcatccctcctccacactgtcctcttctcatccctcctccacactgtcctcttctccctccccatccctcctccacactgtcctcttctcatccctcctccacactgtcctcttctcatccctcctccacactgtcctcttctcatccctcctccctccacactgtcctcttctcatccctcctccacactgtcctcttctcatccctcctccacactgtcctcttctcatccctcctccacactgtcctcttctcatccctcctccacactgtcctcttctcctcccacactgtcctcttctcatccctcccttcctctgttcTTTTCCAGGCAACCAGACAAGCTGGTAGTGGTGTGGACTCGCAGGAGCCGACGGAAATCCTCCaaggtgtgtgttttgtcttggtaCTTCAGGCTGTTTAGCTGGACCTGGTCGTAGGAAGTAGGAAGTAGGAAGAAGGCTAAATCACTGTGGAGATGTATAGTGTACAGCTTTCTATCATATTTCTTCAGAGTTTACCTGTTGGTCTGCACCTTGCATCCGTTTGGGTCTTTACCCTAAATTAGTTTCTGTCTGTGTAAATGTTTGATGTTATATTTAGTGATTTTTTAAAAGTGTATATATTGTGTTTtcggtctccctctgtctctcactctcaattcaattaaaatgactttattggcatgggtaaCATATCTTAACATTACCGAAGCAGGTGAAATAGATTATAAACTAAATAGAAATAATTAGAAATGTGCAGTAAACGTTACACTCACAAAATATTATGGCGAAATACAATGTTGtgaaaaggtaaaataaataaacactctCAATCTCTCCCCAGGCTCACAGTTGGCAGCCAGGCATCAAGAACCCCTACCGAGGAGTGGTGGTGTGGCCTGTaccagaaaacatagaaatatctGTCACACTCTTCAAGGTagcttttctgtgtgtgtttctctgtgtgtgtgtttctctctctctgtgtgtgtgtgtgtgtgtttctctctctgtgtgtgtgagagagactgttATGTCAACATGCTGATCTCTTGTTGACAGACTTGCCTGGTGTTGAAGCAAAACGGTACAAATCT
This sequence is a window from Oncorhynchus gorbuscha isolate QuinsamMale2020 ecotype Even-year unplaced genomic scaffold, OgorEven_v1.0 Un_scaffold_2551, whole genome shotgun sequence. Protein-coding genes within it:
- the LOC124026067 gene encoding EH domain-binding protein 1-like — encoded protein: MASVWKRLQRVGKHASKFQFVASYQELMVESTKKWQPDKLVVVWTRRSRRKSSKAHSWQPGIKNPYRGVVVWPVPENIEISVTLFKVAFL